TATAACAAAATACTAAGGATTTTAGCCACTATACATCACCATCTAGTGTCTTAGTTCGGAAGTATGAAAAAGCTtgcatcataaaaaaataaccacAAACGTAAACGCACTAAAATTGTAACTTAGTTACGGCTGACAAAGCCGTACCTTTTCAGAATACTGTCATCAACAGTTAGCGTTCTTAAAAGTCGCGAAATAACCTATATTGCGAAGCTATAGTTTTTGTTGAAAAGTTTGgtaaaaaggaaaatgtgtaGCCTACATAGGAATAGACAGAGATTAATAAAGAGCTGGATGAGCGAATATAAGCAAAGGTCTTTAAAGAGACCCAACTCACCTGAGGGATCTAGCTCTTGTTGTCAAACATCCCCTTTCGTCGTTAAGTTGTTTGTACGTGCAGTATAACTACAGCCTTTAGTGTCCCGTAATGTAATAAGTAAGGGTTTAAACATAATTAACATAATTCTCTCCTCCATTCGTTTTGAGAAGACTGCCAATAACCTATAGTCAATATATTTATGGATAACCTATAATAATGCCCAGTGATATGCGTTTtgtatattattttcatatggCTCCGCATCTCACTTCTCTATCAGCTCCGTTTGGTAGCACCAGGTTATTCTTGTGCGTTTGCTGTCTTGGTCAGGTCCTTTTTGCAAAGAACTTTAAAATCTAAGAATTTGGAATGTCGATGGAATGTCACTTATTTGAACCCCGTTGAAAAGTAGACTAAACTACTTTGCTATTTTTCTCACCAAACCAACATGTTATATGGAAAATTGGATCACTGCTGCATCTAAAAAAATCTTGATGGACAGATTGCGTGAAAACTAAATTAACCCAGGGAACGCAAAGGAATTTCCTGTATGGAGAACATATTTAACAACCCTTTAAGCTGTCAGGAATGCTTTGTGGTTGGCTAACTGAAGtagaaatatgttaataatgtaGGCTACTGCCATACCAAATATGGCAATATTGTTACGTCTGGAGTCTGCATCCCATCTGGAATTGCTTAGTACAAGGGAACGGAGAGGATACGGAGCCAAAAATAGAAACTTTACTTTATTTCCAGTGTCTTTGGTCGTTTTAAGAGTATGGCGATAGATGAATATGGCTTCCACTAAAGTGTAGTCCACCATCACATTGTAATGAACACAATAATTGCCTAAGTAAAAGCCATATTTACCTTCACCACATTTACAGACGTATAGGCTATGTAGGTTGTCAAAACTGTGGTCTCGTACGCTTTACTTTGTACATTTTATAAGATCAGGAATCTATAGCTAATACTAGCAATCAAGCAATTTGGTGTAGCTTGATAGAAACACTACAAGTGTCTTCTACCATTGATACAATTTAAGTACACCCCTGGTGGTAAAACAAACCTCTGTTATATCAGTTTTTGTTGTCTTGCTGTCAATGACAtgtgacaacaacaacaacaatcatcatcataaccacAAAGGGGTTCCAATTGTAGGAGTAGATAAACATAgtatgaattcatattttgacTTTTCACGCCGTTATGATGTTATAAGCACGCCTGCAAAAAGGAATGCACACAGTACTTTTACACGTGTACACGTTTTTCTTTTAAGGAAATAAATCCCACAAACAGAataatatattgtttttgttatataGCCTGCCGAACATGTAACAATTACGGTCAACTTGCATTATAGCCTATTAACTAAACTAGTTTTCGGAATGAAGAAGAATAAGGAAAGAAAGTCCCTCAGTGCAAAGGGAAaattcatttcagaaaaaagttAGACAGGGTGGTGCTTAGCTTGGATGGAAAACGCGCCAAGAAACATTCCTCGCATAGTTTTGGAACAGTTCAACAGTCAGCCAGAAACTACGTCAGCTTTCACTACAGTATAAAAGAGGAGTGAGACCTGAGTTTCAGTAGACTGCAACTGCAACCAGATCTTAAGTCTGAAGTGGCACGCAACTGCTACATAGGCTACAAGACTAGAAAACAAACCACTGCTACGCCGCATCTTTAAACGGCTACCACATTTACTAAGAGAAGACCATACCTACAGACACAAAGAGAAGGACTACTGAAGcgtcttttctttaaaaaaaactttcttcGTGTATTTAACCAAGAGAATACGCAAATATGTTGATGTTATCGATTGCCGTTATCTTCATTGGAAGCTTCAATGTGGTAAGTTATACCCTGACGTATATTCAGTGCATAGTTGTTGCGTTTTAATTTACATAGgttattgttttatgtttgttcTTTTACATACCGAAACCGAAGACATAGATAATTCAGTGCGATAGTCTATTGTCAGAGCTTGAGTTATTGCGAGTTATACGAATATAAATGTAATCAGTAAAAGGGCTAAATATGCTTCATTAACTTGGCTTCCTTACACCCGCAGGCATTTTCTTCCTGTCCTTCGGAATGTCCGAAGTGTCctctggaggtgcccaggtgcGCTCCAGGAGTTAGTCTTGTCCTAGACGGATGTGGGTGCTGCAAGGTCTGCGCGAGACAACTCAACGAAGATTGCGGAAAAACGGAGCCCTGTGACCATACCAAGGGACTCGAATGCAACTTCGGAGCTAGCTTCGGCGCCACTAGAGGCATCTGCCGAGGTAAGACGCTTTTGTGTATTGAATAAATGTTCATGTAGCAGGAATGTAGCTGATGTCTGAACTTAAAGTCTAATCTAACCACCTAGTGTTTCCATATGTCTGTAAAAACAGGATTGCCTGCCACATTGTTAGACTAAGCTCATGGTATCTAGTGAACTCCAAGCACAACTGTAGTACCAGGGACTGCAactgcaaattaattaattattcagcTGTCTGGCTCAAGGACACTTTAGGGAATTTTGTTTTGATATAGCAGTTTATATGTACCCTACTGTGAAATGGGTAGCAGGGGGAGAATGTGGAGACAGAGCACCAAATAACAATTCTTAttcttttctcatttctttCCCAACAGCCAAGTCTGAGGGACGACCCTGTGAATACAATAGCAAGATTTATCAGAATGGTGAAAGCTTCCAACCAAATTGCAAACATCAGTGCACATGCATTGATGGAGCTGTAGGGTGCATTCCATTGTGCCCACAAGAGCTCTCCCTGCCTAACCTGGGGTGTGCCAATCCAAGACTTGTGAAGGTGGCAGGCCAGTGCTGTGAGGAATGGGTCTGTGATGATGGCAAGGACATGGAGTCAACCGACAAGCTCTTCAGCAAGGAAAGTGGGACAGATGAGTCAGAGAATGACCTCACCAACAGAAATGAGCTCATCGCCCTGGTCAAAGGAGGACTCAAGTCTTTACCTGGTAAGTTTTCTGTCTTTATACAAAagttaaaaatgacattaactCCTTGTCTTTGTGATCAGCTAAACAccagcaacaacagttccttatatTTTTGTTGTCTCTCTTTTACAGCTTTTAGAGTCCAACCTGAGGGTCAAATGTTTGACAGCCACAAATGCATTGTCCAGACAACAGCCTGGTCCCAGTGCTCCAAAACCTGTGGGACAGGCATCTCCACTAGAGTCACTAACAACAACGGAGAATGCAAACTGGTCAAGGAGACCCGTATATGTGAGGTTCGACCATGCAGCCAGTCACCCTTCACCAGTTTAAAGGTACGTTCAAATCAGCGCTATTTCACACAAAATTGAAGATATATGAAAGAAGACACTTGATGGTCAGCTGAAACCCTTGACTAagaacctgttttgtttttctttaaccATTAACAGAAGGGAAAGAAGTGCAGCCGGACCAAGAAATCCAGCCAGCTGGTCAAGTTCACGTATGCAGGGTGCTCCAGTCTGAAGAAGTACCGGCCCAAGTATTGTGGTTCCTGTGTGGATGGCCGATGCTGCAGTCCTCAGCAGACCAGAACAGTCCGGGTCAAGTTCCGCTGTGAGGATGGCGAGACCTTCAACAAGAATGTGATGATGATTGAATCCTGCAAGTGCAACTTCAACTGTCCTCATACCAATGAATCCTCCTACCCATTCTACAGACTCTTCAATGACATCCACAAGTTTAGAGACTAAGTCAAGCAGGATCCCAGAGAAGCAATATTGACAGCAAAGTCCATTGTACTAGAGGTGTCTATTCCAACAAATTATAGACAAACATTTCCTCCTGTTGTAACTAAATTCCCAAGGAATTATGGACTTACATCATGAGGACAAAATGAAGTGCACTGCAGAGCTGAGAACCTcatcagcatttaaaaaaagacttctAAAGAATCGCTTCATAATACTGGAGCATCATGGTAGCTTCTTTATGAAGCAATATGTAATTAAGTTTGTAAAGTGTAGTTGataatattgtttttgtgtgtatattttgaTGTACAATTATAAGATATGACTCAAACTGTAGACGTGTGCTTTTATGtgtatacatgcacaaacagacgtatttatacgtatatatgtgttttcatgtgtatGCATTTATACACATACAAGTGTAACTTAACTGTGTGTTCTATGACCTGTAATCTAAGAGAGGATACCGCATTGTGCTTCTTCAATGAGTTTGTGGTCACATTCCTTCCAGATGTGAACAACATGTTCACGTTTTGTGGCAGCTATCAGATTACTCTCCCATTAGAGCATTGAAAGAGAACACAAGACATGTCAAAGAatgaaataatgtgttttattattgttattattattaatattattattatttatctaaATGTAGCTACTTCTATTTGGATATTAAATGTCATACTGGAATAAATTGTAAAAAGGATTTAATTTTATatgttataaataaaaaaagatttatttatgAAACTTGCAGTGTCCTGTCTATCAGTGATGGTATTAGTCAGAATGACATGCAAAAACATTCAACTGGaagaaactaaaaaataagGCAAGATTCTAAAGGTACATGGAC
The sequence above is a segment of the Conger conger chromosome 4, fConCon1.1, whole genome shotgun sequence genome. Coding sequences within it:
- the ccn1 gene encoding CCN family member 1 — encoded protein: MLMLSIAVIFIGSFNVAFSSCPSECPKCPLEVPRCAPGVSLVLDGCGCCKVCARQLNEDCGKTEPCDHTKGLECNFGASFGATRGICRAKSEGRPCEYNSKIYQNGESFQPNCKHQCTCIDGAVGCIPLCPQELSLPNLGCANPRLVKVAGQCCEEWVCDDGKDMESTDKLFSKESGTDESENDLTNRNELIALVKGGLKSLPAFRVQPEGQMFDSHKCIVQTTAWSQCSKTCGTGISTRVTNNNGECKLVKETRICEVRPCSQSPFTSLKKGKKCSRTKKSSQLVKFTYAGCSSLKKYRPKYCGSCVDGRCCSPQQTRTVRVKFRCEDGETFNKNVMMIESCKCNFNCPHTNESSYPFYRLFNDIHKFRD